The following are encoded in a window of Amblyraja radiata isolate CabotCenter1 chromosome 7, sAmbRad1.1.pri, whole genome shotgun sequence genomic DNA:
- the LOC116974868 gene encoding high affinity cGMP-specific 3',5'-cyclic phosphodiesterase 9A-like, whose translation MIRHNEILNQFRSILPVFDFNNKDHKGILTMIIIKVSDISNEARPMDVAEPWLDCLLQEFFNQSDMEKLEGLPVTPFMDRDKVTKPSSQTGFIRFVLLPLFIELANLFPNLEHHIIDPVHKALDYYTEMEKALEKEKLNRTGSLLNEKIVKSPDKQKGSQRNAEPTVNSISNKPRAFQPSQKVEKK comes from the exons ATGATTCGTCACAATGAGATTCTGAATCAGTTCAGATCCATTCTGCCTGTATTTGATTTTAACAACAAAGATCATAAGGGTATT CTTACAATGATTATAATAAAAGTCAGTGACATTTCCAATGAAGCACGGCCCATGGATGTGGCTGAACCATGGCTGGATTGCTTACTACAAGAATTTTTTAACCAG AGTGACATGGAGAAACTAGAAGGATTACCAGTGACCCCATTCATGGACAGGGACAAAGTGACAAAGCCATCATCCCAAACTGGGTTCATCCGCTTTGTTTTGCTGCCCTTGTTCATTGAACTTGCAAACTTGTTCCCCAATCTGGAG CACCATATTATTGACCCTGTACACAAGGCTTTGGATTACTACACAGAGATGGAAAAAGCTCTGGAAAAGGAGAAGCTGAATCGCACTGGTAGCTTATTGAATGAAAAGATCGTGAAATCTCCAGACAAACAGAAAGGAAGCCAAAGGAATGCAGAACCGACGGTGAACAGCATCTCAAACAAACCAAGAGCTTTTCAACCTTCGCAAAAAGTTGAAAAGAAATAA